From Paenibacillus sp. V4I7, one genomic window encodes:
- a CDS encoding sugar ABC transporter permease: MRKHWMLYLMILPGIVYYLVFKYVPLMGSLIAFQNYQIFKGMLGSAWVGLDNFKFIFMYQDFYNVLRNTATIALFQLLFGFPAPIILALLFNEVRLMFAKRLMQSMFYLPHFLSWVVVGGIVFELLSNKGVVNMVRGWWGYEPILFMQEQAYFRTIVVLSGIWKEVGWGTIIYLAAITGINPNLYEAAVMDGANRWKQTLYITLPTLFPTILVLFLLNIGNFLELGFDQIYNLLTPMTYSVGDIIETYVYRAGVLQGQYSVTTAIGLFQSVIGFTLLWIFNRLARKTEQGLW; this comes from the coding sequence ATGCGAAAACATTGGATGCTGTATCTGATGATCCTTCCCGGGATTGTATATTATCTTGTTTTTAAATACGTACCGCTGATGGGAAGCTTGATCGCATTTCAGAATTATCAGATATTTAAGGGCATGCTTGGAAGTGCATGGGTTGGCTTGGACAATTTCAAGTTTATTTTCATGTATCAGGATTTTTACAATGTATTGAGAAACACAGCGACTATCGCCTTGTTTCAGCTGTTATTCGGCTTTCCGGCGCCGATCATTCTCGCGCTGCTGTTCAATGAGGTGAGGCTGATGTTTGCCAAACGTTTAATGCAGAGCATGTTCTACCTTCCGCACTTTCTGTCGTGGGTAGTCGTAGGAGGCATCGTGTTCGAGCTGCTGTCTAACAAGGGCGTAGTTAATATGGTGCGTGGCTGGTGGGGGTATGAACCTATTCTGTTCATGCAGGAGCAAGCGTATTTCCGGACGATCGTCGTACTTTCAGGTATCTGGAAGGAGGTTGGATGGGGAACGATCATCTATTTGGCCGCAATCACCGGCATTAACCCGAACCTATATGAAGCAGCCGTTATGGATGGAGCCAACCGATGGAAGCAGACGCTGTACATCACGCTGCCTACCTTGTTCCCGACCATTCTGGTTCTGTTCTTGCTTAACATTGGCAACTTCCTGGAGCTTGGCTTTGATCAGATTTATAATCTGTTGACGCCGATGACGTATTCGGTAGGCGATATCATTGAGACCTACGTGTATCGAGCGGGGGTGCTTCAGGGCCAATACAGTGTGACGACAGCCATTGGGTTATTTCAGTCGGTAATTGGCTTCACGCTGCTGTGGATATTCAATCGGCTGGCACGAAAAACAGAACAGGGGTTGTGGTAA